In a genomic window of Actinomycetota bacterium:
- a CDS encoding cell wall-binding repeat-containing protein yields the protein MYERVAGDDRILTAIEVSKEHHDRSDTVVLARHDIYPDALAGAPLAYQRNAPLLLTTSGALHPDTATEIRRLGADRAILLGETAALSARVEADLAALGVDTTRIGGPDRFDTARRIAQEVSDEHVYIVEGADPDPSRGWPDALSVAPLAAHQQRPILLVTTEVLPEATKRAIDELDATEATIVGGPVAISEEVRAQVEEQGLILKEVAGEDRYDTSAQVATIAKAAGMSEDEPWLATGTNFPDALTAGPTVAAHGGVLLLVPPHVHEGGPTYGWLDTNAIRFTHVRFVGGPVAISEHVVEEVKAAVQDGVTPDPPPPPLDGETLAGPFTFETGSEGWTSDSTDPVVEWRVGPPGHDSGQSFNVPTYNNEMSTTLTSPEFAHPGGRVLLDWWQRVNTEEGWDYLTVGWSSDGEKFQTVEGYSGPNPDYPGFTNQRIEFVAPEGPLYIRFTLSSDALVTSEGAYIDDVIIQH from the coding sequence GTGTACGAGCGTGTCGCCGGCGATGACCGGATCCTGACCGCGATCGAGGTATCCAAGGAGCACCACGACCGCTCCGACACCGTGGTGCTGGCACGGCACGACATCTACCCGGACGCGCTGGCCGGGGCGCCGCTGGCCTACCAGCGGAACGCGCCCCTGCTGCTCACGACCTCCGGGGCGCTGCACCCCGACACCGCGACGGAGATCCGCCGCCTGGGGGCGGACCGAGCGATCCTGCTGGGAGAGACCGCGGCCCTGTCCGCGCGGGTCGAGGCCGACCTCGCGGCGCTCGGGGTGGATACCACCCGGATCGGTGGTCCGGATCGGTTCGACACGGCCCGCAGGATCGCACAGGAGGTCAGCGACGAGCACGTCTACATCGTCGAGGGTGCGGACCCGGACCCCAGCCGTGGGTGGCCGGACGCACTGTCGGTCGCGCCCCTCGCGGCCCACCAGCAGCGACCGATCCTGCTGGTGACGACCGAGGTCCTCCCCGAGGCGACCAAGCGGGCGATCGATGAGCTCGACGCCACCGAGGCGACGATCGTCGGTGGGCCGGTCGCGATCAGCGAGGAGGTCCGGGCGCAGGTCGAGGAGCAGGGACTGATCCTCAAAGAGGTGGCGGGCGAGGACCGCTACGACACCTCCGCGCAGGTCGCCACGATCGCGAAGGCCGCCGGGATGAGCGAGGACGAGCCGTGGCTCGCGACGGGGACGAACTTCCCTGACGCGCTCACCGCCGGCCCGACCGTCGCCGCGCACGGGGGGGTGCTCCTGTTGGTGCCGCCCCACGTGCACGAAGGCGGTCCCACCTACGGGTGGCTCGACACCAACGCCATCCGGTTCACCCACGTGCGGTTCGTCGGCGGTCCCGTCGCGATCTCCGAGCACGTCGTCGAGGAGGTCAAGGCTGCGGTCCAGGACGGGGTCACCCCCGACCCACCGCCGCCGCCGCTCGACGGCGAGACGCTGGCCGGTCCGTTCACGTTCGAGACCGGGTCCGAGGGATGGACCTCCGACAGCACCGACCCGGTCGTGGAGTGGCGGGTCGGCCCGCCCGGTCACGACTCCGGGCAGAGCTTCAACGTCCCGACCTACAACAACGAGATGAGCACCACCCTGACGTCACCGGAGTTCGCCCACCCGGGCGGCCGGGTGCTGCTCGACTGGTGGCAGCGCGTCAACACCGAGGAGGGGTGGGACTACCTCACCGTCGGCTGGTCCAGCGACGGCGAGAAGTTCCAAACCGTCGAGGGGTACTCGGGGCCGAACCCCGATTACCCCGGGTTCACGAACCAGCGGATCGAGTTCGTGGCGCCTGAGGGACCGCTGTACATCCGGTTCACCTTGAGCAGCGACGCGCTCGTGACGTCCGAGGGTGCCTACATCGATGACGTGATCATCCAACACTAG
- a CDS encoding alpha/beta hydrolase, whose amino-acid sequence MIHGGFWLARYDASLTSPLAQDLAGRGYAVWNVEYRRIGNGGGWPRTIDDVAAGIDHLADLAADHRLDLDRLVSVGHSAGGHLAAWGAARPGLPGGAPGADPRVRIRGVISQAGILDLRTAAAQRLGGGSTQRFLGGEPTEVTDRYGLASPIERLPIGVPVVALHGATDDLVPPDQTERYVEDAIAAGDRARGVLIEDEGHFEHLDTGSAAWATAVHHLDLLMVDL is encoded by the coding sequence ATGATCCACGGCGGGTTCTGGTTGGCGCGCTACGACGCCTCGCTGACGAGCCCGTTGGCGCAGGACCTGGCCGGACGGGGCTACGCCGTCTGGAACGTCGAGTACCGCCGTATCGGCAACGGTGGGGGCTGGCCGCGGACCATCGACGACGTGGCCGCGGGGATCGACCACCTCGCGGACCTCGCCGCAGATCATCGGCTGGACCTCGACCGTCTCGTCAGCGTCGGTCACTCCGCCGGAGGCCACCTGGCGGCCTGGGGGGCGGCGCGTCCGGGCCTGCCAGGAGGTGCTCCGGGCGCGGATCCGCGGGTGCGGATCCGGGGCGTGATCAGCCAGGCCGGGATCCTCGACCTGCGGACGGCAGCCGCCCAGCGGCTCGGGGGTGGCTCCACCCAGCGGTTCCTCGGTGGCGAGCCCACGGAGGTGACCGACCGGTACGGCCTCGCATCGCCGATCGAACGGCTCCCGATCGGTGTCCCGGTCGTTGCCCTCCACGGCGCCACCGACGACCTCGTCCCACCCGACCAGACCGAGCGGTACGTCGAGGACGCCATCGCGGCCGGCGACCGGGCGCGGGGGGTGCTCATCGAGGACGAGGGCCACTTCGAGCACCTCGACACCGGATCCGCGGCCTGGGCGACGGCCGTCCACCACCTCGACCTGCTGATGGTAGACCTGTGA
- a CDS encoding alkaline phosphatase family protein → MTPPPAGPRYAEASIADVLPSVLSALGVGTANPTIRLPEVPRTCLLLIDGMGFHLLHEHADLAPTLVELARPEPLDAAVPTTTATSLASLSTGLPPGEHGLLGATVALPDDDRPMSLLRWKLAGVGPEVSLEEVQPPERFQPRPTLMERAAGAGLEPVTVGPRDHAGSGLQRATLRGGTHVGADSPAELIHAVPDLLSERERRLVYAYHGALDLAGHVHGIDSDEWREELAAADRLVAGLAARLPAGASLVVIADHGMVDVAEEDQIEVADTPHLLDDVRVLAGEPRLRHVHTHDDRSARDVVGRWQQELADRCWVLGRDDAIRAGWFGGDVTDTARSRIGDVVVAARSPVVIVQKTVDPRQRELVGHHGSLTDAERHIPLALATHL, encoded by the coding sequence GTGACCCCGCCACCGGCGGGTCCGCGGTACGCAGAGGCCTCGATCGCCGACGTCCTCCCGTCGGTGCTGTCTGCACTGGGCGTCGGCACCGCGAACCCGACGATCCGGCTGCCCGAGGTTCCCCGGACCTGTCTTCTGCTGATCGACGGCATGGGCTTCCACCTGCTGCACGAGCACGCCGACCTCGCCCCGACCCTGGTCGAACTGGCACGCCCCGAGCCACTCGACGCCGCCGTGCCTACCACGACCGCCACCAGCCTCGCGAGCCTCTCGACGGGCTTGCCGCCGGGGGAGCACGGGCTGCTCGGCGCCACCGTGGCGCTGCCGGACGACGACCGTCCCATGAGCCTGTTGCGCTGGAAGCTCGCCGGCGTGGGGCCCGAGGTCTCCCTCGAGGAGGTCCAGCCCCCCGAGCGGTTCCAACCACGACCGACCCTGATGGAACGTGCCGCCGGGGCCGGTCTGGAACCGGTGACCGTCGGACCGCGGGACCACGCCGGCAGCGGCCTGCAACGTGCCACGCTGCGCGGCGGCACCCACGTCGGGGCGGACTCGCCAGCCGAACTGATCCATGCCGTCCCCGACCTCCTCAGCGAGCGGGAGCGACGCTTGGTCTACGCCTACCACGGGGCGCTCGACCTCGCGGGCCACGTGCACGGCATCGACAGCGACGAGTGGCGCGAGGAGCTCGCCGCCGCCGACCGGCTGGTGGCAGGACTGGCCGCGCGCCTGCCGGCTGGTGCGTCACTCGTCGTGATCGCGGACCACGGGATGGTCGACGTGGCGGAGGAGGACCAGATCGAGGTAGCGGACACCCCCCACCTCCTCGACGACGTGCGCGTGCTAGCCGGCGAGCCGCGGCTGCGCCACGTGCACACCCATGATGACCGGTCGGCGCGGGACGTGGTGGGGCGCTGGCAGCAGGAGCTCGCTGACCGGTGCTGGGTGCTGGGGCGCGACGACGCGATCCGGGCGGGCTGGTTCGGCGGCGACGTGACCGACACCGCACGCAGCCGGATCGGCGACGTGGTCGTCGCGGCCCGCTCCCCGGTCGTTATCGTGCAGAAGACGGTCGACCCACGCCAGCGTGAGCTCGTCGGGCACCACGGATCCCTCACCGACGCCGAGCGCCACATCCCGCTCGCCCTCGCCACCCACCTGTGA
- a CDS encoding aminotransferase class V-fold PLP-dependent enzyme, which produces MRGPDDLLALRELFPAVQDTTFLGAHTLAPLSRPVRAAVDRFLDLWRSEASAELVWFDHIIPEMHRLEASYARLIGADPEEVVLTPSVSTGLSSLATAITFPEGRARILLARSEFPTDCHVWLAQERRGAEVVWVEGDRSAHERAYLDALDDRTAVVSASRVSYLDGAVLDARELAAGCGQAGAWCVLDDYHGSGVVPIDVHEVGCDALVGGPLKYLLGGPGVAFLYVRRDRITALEPLVTGWFSQADFFAFDNSRLDWPETARRFALGTPSPAAVFAAAAGLDLIHDIGPDRIHARVAELTSYLVERADDEGYPVRTPRDPARRGGMVAIGVQDSEDVLDTLLRQERVIVDERHGALRICPHVYSSEDDVDAFFGALDRIGARPGR; this is translated from the coding sequence GTGAGAGGACCCGACGACCTGCTTGCGCTCCGCGAGCTGTTCCCGGCCGTCCAGGACACCACGTTCCTGGGAGCACACACGCTCGCCCCGTTGTCCCGACCCGTGCGCGCCGCGGTCGACCGGTTCCTGGACCTCTGGCGGTCCGAGGCGTCCGCGGAGCTCGTCTGGTTCGACCACATCATCCCGGAGATGCACCGGCTCGAGGCCAGCTACGCCCGGCTCATCGGCGCCGACCCGGAGGAGGTCGTGCTCACACCCTCGGTCTCGACGGGCCTGTCCTCGCTGGCCACCGCGATCACGTTCCCGGAGGGCCGCGCCCGGATCCTGCTGGCACGCTCGGAGTTCCCGACGGACTGCCACGTCTGGCTCGCGCAGGAGCGTCGGGGCGCGGAGGTCGTCTGGGTCGAGGGAGATCGTTCCGCCCACGAGCGTGCGTACCTCGACGCCCTCGACGACCGCACCGCCGTGGTCAGCGCCTCGCGGGTGTCGTACCTGGACGGCGCGGTCCTGGACGCACGCGAGCTCGCTGCGGGCTGTGGCCAGGCCGGCGCCTGGTGCGTACTCGACGACTACCACGGGTCCGGCGTGGTCCCGATCGACGTCCACGAGGTCGGCTGCGACGCCCTCGTCGGCGGGCCGTTGAAGTACCTGCTCGGCGGACCGGGCGTGGCGTTCCTGTACGTGCGCCGCGACCGCATCACCGCCCTCGAGCCGCTCGTCACCGGCTGGTTCAGTCAGGCCGACTTCTTCGCGTTCGACAACTCGCGGCTCGACTGGCCCGAGACCGCGCGGCGTTTCGCGCTCGGCACCCCGTCACCCGCGGCGGTGTTCGCGGCCGCTGCCGGCCTCGACCTGATCCACGACATCGGACCCGACCGGATCCACGCGAGGGTCGCCGAGCTCACCTCGTACCTGGTCGAGCGCGCGGACGACGAGGGCTACCCGGTCCGCACGCCCCGGGACCCCGCCCGCAGAGGCGGGATGGTCGCGATCGGGGTGCAGGACTCGGAGGACGTGCTGGACACGCTGCTCCGCCAGGAACGCGTCATCGTGGACGAGCGGCACGGGGCGTTGCGCATCTGCCCCCACGTGTACTCGAGCGAGGACGACGTGGACGCGTTCTTCGGGGCGCTCGACCGCATCGGGGCGCGGCCTGGCCGCTGA